The Prevotella melaninogenica nucleotide sequence ATAATTATGAATTCTGAATTGTGAATTTTGAATTATAGTAGTAATCATAATTATGAATTGTGAATTATGAATTCTGAATTATAGTATTAATTTATATTAAATCTTAATAGACTAATGCAATAAAATAAGTAGATGTATTCCTAAATTTGTTATCTTTGTAGCTAACATAAAAGCATAGTCTATGATAAAAAATATATTTACTCCTTTTCTTTTCACATTACTGCTCTCTGTAGGCTTCGCCGCACCGGTGCAGGCACGTGCAGCGATTGATTTGATTGACTTAGACGTTCAGACTATTTTAATCTCGGTTGTTGGTAACGTGTTGCATGTGGTTGGTGCTGAGAACGAACAGTTGGCAATCTATAATGTGACGGGTGTACGTGTGATGAGTGTGAAGGTTGACGGTGACGATAAGCACTATACGCTCAACCTCCCGAAGGGATGCTACATCGTCAAGGTGGGTAACGTAGTCCGCAAGGTGTCAATTCGTTAAGAAGGCGTTAAGCACTTGACAATCAAAACCTTTTCTTGAAGAGTAGTGACTCCCCTCGATGAAGCTGAAGTGATTCGCCTGTTGGCGAGTCCCGAAGGAAGACAGAAGGTTTTCCCCGTGATTGTTGACCAGTACAGCCAATCGCTGTATTGGAAGATTCGTAGTATAGTCCTTACACATGAGGATGCTGACGACGTATTGCAAAACACGTTTCTCAAAGCATGGAAGAGTCTTCCGACCTTTCAAGGGAAAGCTAAATTGTCCACTTGGCTCTATCGCATAGCTATCAACGAGTCGCTCGATTTCCTTCGTCATCAAAAGACGGCTACGCTCTCCAGTGCTGATGCCGACCTCTCAGTAGCCAATCGCTTGATGGCAGACGACTACTTCGATGGCGATAAGAGTCAGGCAGTGTTGCAGGAAGCCATTGCAACCTTGCCCGATGTGCAGCGTACGGTGTTCACACTTCGTTATTATGACGAGATGAAATACTCCGAGATGAGTGAGATATTAGGTACAAGCGAGGGTTCGCTGAAAGCCTCTTATCATATTGCTGTACAGAAGATTACTGACTACGTGAAGCGGTATGAATAATATTTTACCTTGATAATTAAACCATTCAGCCTTTCTGCAGTCTAAGTTATATCAAAGAAAAAACTTTATGGAATCAACGAATCACTTACAAAAGGAATACGGCACGCAACGGCCTTTCACAGTTCCAGAGAATTACTTCTCTGAATTGTCTTCCCGTGTGATGGCTCAGATACCAACTGAAGAGCAGAAAGAGACGGTGGTGACGGTAAAGCCACGTCGTGCGAAGGTGCATTATCTCCGCCCATTGGCAGCAGCAGCGATGACTATCGGGGTCGTGTTGGTAGGCTTCCTTGCTTATCATGAGTTTGATGGTGGGCAAGGGAAACATGCTTTGGCAGAGGATCATTTGGCGCAGGGAGCGCACGAGACATCGGCTTCATCAGAAGATGATTTCGATCAGGCAGCCGATTACTTCATGATAGACGAGTCGGATATGTATGCTTATCTGGCGAGTGAAGAATAATAGAGGAGAAGGAAGTATGAAATATAAAAGAATAATCCTATTGCTTTGCGTTTTCTTTAGTGTGTCTTTGCTGCACGCACAGGGGAAGTTTGATTTTAACAGAATCAAGGCAGAGTCGCATAACTTCATTACTAAAGAGGCAGGACTGAGTGGGCAAGAGGCAGCACGACTGTTCCCTGTCTATGATGAGATGAGAGGTAAGCAGCGTGTCTATTTCGATA carries:
- a CDS encoding RNA polymerase sigma factor yields the protein MTPLDEAEVIRLLASPEGRQKVFPVIVDQYSQSLYWKIRSIVLTHEDADDVLQNTFLKAWKSLPTFQGKAKLSTWLYRIAINESLDFLRHQKTATLSSADADLSVANRLMADDYFDGDKSQAVLQEAIATLPDVQRTVFTLRYYDEMKYSEMSEILGTSEGSLKASYHIAVQKITDYVKRYE
- a CDS encoding T9SS type A sorting domain-containing protein, which gives rise to MIKNIFTPFLFTLLLSVGFAAPVQARAAIDLIDLDVQTILISVVGNVLHVVGAENEQLAIYNVTGVRVMSVKVDGDDKHYTLNLPKGCYIVKVGNVVRKVSIR